A single window of Colletes latitarsis isolate SP2378_abdomen chromosome 4, iyColLati1, whole genome shotgun sequence DNA harbors:
- the Pex11ab gene encoding peroxisomal biogenesis factor 11ab, translating to MDIMVKLNEQTVGRDKIIRLLQYGSRAYWYYAQNTRITQHSAEILRSLEYTFSSFRKLLRLGRCLDSLYSALKLMNYPDVGIRVTLTLSRIANALFLLADHIIWIGRVGLLRVNIEKWSKIANKYWLMNIIMNLTRDVIEIIKILEREGKDILLKMPKFSSNTWERYEMLFHLRNHKEVVMDTIKNGCDLFIPLTALGFTKFSPGTIGIFGVVSSIVGLYTLIHPLYKLTPP from the exons ATGGATATAATGGTAAAGTTAAATGAACAGACAGTAGGCAGGGACAAAATTATCAG ATTGCTGCAGTATGGGAGTAGAGCATATTGGTATTATGCTCAGAATACTCGTATCACACAACATTCCGCAGAAATTCTGCGAAGTTTGGAATATACTTTTAGTTCCTTTAGAAAAT TATTACGTCTTGGAAGGTGTTTGGACAGTTTATATTCTGCTTTAAAACTGATGAACTATCCTGATGTAGGCATAAGGGTTACTTTGACATTATCAAGAATTGCTAATGCTCTATTTTTACTAGCAGATCATATAATTTGGATCGGTCGTGTAGGATTGTTGCGGGTTAACATTGAAAAGTGGAGCAAAATAGCTAATAAATATTGGTTAATGAATATTATTATGAATCTTACGAGAGATgttattgaaattattaaaattttggaaCGCGAAGGGAAAGATATATTATTGAAAATGCCAAAGTTTTCGTCTAATACGTGGGAACGATATGAAATGCTGTTTCATTTGCGAAACCACAAAGAAGTTGTAATGGATACAATTAAAAATGGATGTGATTTATTTATTCCATTGACTGCATTaggtttcacaaaattttctccTGGAACCATAGGTATATTTGGTGTTGTTTCTTCAATTGTAGGTCTTTATACATTGATTCATCCATTATATAAATTAACACCACCTTAA
- the LOC143341467 gene encoding uncharacterized protein LOC143341467: MTNSCRLFGTEYSRNYIKRKLTPVESFVPRDYFAERIEEGEIDPRVASIPTKLDEAAEQLVYKHVLDYQRSVYQVSYKNHWAPLGKKQTEKDKSEAETTGKDFESELLTYIQDLYHDPHEEKILAPLVTTKRSILAAVCFHLHWVKRNESLERWHTKVTLKNLNIVGFISAVAGITALIWYLFLTFYYKIPLEPVSGSTAISAIWSMICAKWGIFLMYYSHKYELLIGEGSAPILTESSA; encoded by the exons ATGACGAATTCTTGCCGATTGTTCGGCACAGAATACAGCCGTAAttatattaaaagaaaattaacgcCAGTAGAAAG TTTTGTTCCAAGAGATTATTTCGCTGAGCGCATAGAAGAAGGAGAAATTGATCCTCGCGTGGCATCGATACCAACTAAACTCGACGAGGCCGCGGAACAATTAGTTTACAAACACGTTCTTGACTACCAGCGATCTGTTTATCAAGTCAGCTACAAGAATCACT GGGCTCCACTCGGTAAAAAGCAAACAGAAAAGGACAAGTCAGAAGCGGAAACTACAGGAAAAGACTTCGAAAGTGAATTACTAACGTACATTCAAGACCTATATCACGATCCTCACGAAGAAAAAATTCTCGCTCCTCTCGTAACGACAAAACGAA gtattttagcTGCAGTTTGTTTTCACTTACACTGGGTCAAAAGAAATGAAAGTTTAGAAAGATGGCACACTAAAGTTACACTGAAAAATCTAAATATTGTTGGCTTTATAAGTGCCGTTGCTGGTATCACTGCGCTAATTTGGTACCTCTTTCTCACATTTTACTACAAGATTC CCCTTGAACCAGTTTCTGGTAGCACAGCCATATCGGCTATTTGGTCTATGATTTGTGCCAAATGGGGCATTTTCTTAATGTACTATTCTCATAAATATGAATTGTTAATCGGAGAAGGATCTGCGCCCATACTAACGGAAAGCAGcgcttaa